From a region of the Trichocoleus sp. FACHB-46 genome:
- a CDS encoding NAD(P)/FAD-dependent oxidoreductase, with translation MSSRPLKVLVIGGGAAGFFGAIACAEAHPHAQVMLLEAGRQLLPKVRISGGGRCNVTHACFDPAVLTQYYPRGGKALRGAFTRFQPRDMIAWLDQHGVELKTEADGRMFPTTDDSETIVDCFIHAAKAAGVEIRTGVPVAEITRLDSGFEVALKSGQTLSCDRLLLTTGSSPQGYQLAKQLGHKVAPPVPSLFTFNVSDPRLHDLAGVSASSVRVRLRTSNDEQFEQSGPLLITHWGLSGPAVLKLSAWGARALHDSRYQGTLQINWLPQYKPEALREQLLAVKSQLPRKAIAPNCPVLLPRRLWERLIASAGITETTRWAELSNKALNQLLQELTQGSYTVKGKGAFKEEFVTCGGVSLKEVDFKTMESRCCPRLYLAGEILDIDGVTGGFNFQSAWTTAWLAGQAIG, from the coding sequence TTGTCTTCACGACCGTTAAAAGTTTTAGTGATTGGGGGCGGAGCGGCAGGCTTTTTTGGCGCGATCGCCTGTGCTGAGGCGCACCCCCACGCGCAAGTCATGCTGCTAGAAGCAGGCCGTCAACTTTTGCCCAAAGTTAGAATTTCAGGGGGCGGGCGCTGCAACGTGACCCATGCCTGTTTTGACCCAGCCGTTTTAACGCAGTACTACCCCAGGGGTGGCAAAGCTTTACGGGGAGCTTTCACCCGTTTCCAGCCACGAGACATGATTGCTTGGCTAGATCAGCATGGTGTGGAACTGAAAACCGAAGCTGATGGGCGAATGTTTCCTACCACCGATGATTCGGAAACCATTGTGGATTGCTTCATTCATGCGGCTAAGGCGGCGGGAGTGGAGATTCGCACTGGAGTTCCGGTGGCGGAAATTACTCGCTTAGATTCCGGCTTTGAGGTGGCGTTAAAGTCTGGGCAGACCCTCAGTTGCGATCGCCTCTTGCTCACCACAGGGAGCAGTCCCCAAGGGTATCAACTCGCTAAACAGTTGGGTCACAAAGTAGCGCCTCCTGTACCTTCTTTGTTTACCTTTAATGTTTCCGATCCGCGTCTGCACGACTTAGCAGGTGTTTCTGCCTCCTCAGTCCGAGTGCGCTTGCGGACAAGCAATGATGAGCAATTCGAGCAAAGCGGGCCATTACTAATTACGCACTGGGGCTTGAGTGGACCAGCCGTACTGAAACTGTCTGCTTGGGGAGCCAGGGCGCTGCATGACAGCCGTTATCAAGGCACTCTGCAAATCAACTGGTTGCCGCAATACAAACCAGAAGCCCTTCGGGAGCAATTGCTTGCAGTGAAGTCTCAGTTACCCAGAAAAGCGATCGCCCCCAATTGCCCAGTTCTCTTACCTCGCCGTCTGTGGGAACGGTTGATTGCTAGTGCTGGCATTACAGAAACAACTCGTTGGGCAGAGCTCTCTAATAAAGCCCTAAACCAACTGCTGCAAGAACTGACTCAGGGTTCCTATACCGTGAAAGGTAAAGGTGCCTTTAAAGAGGAGTTTGTCACTTGTGGCGGAGTCAGCTTAAAAGAAGTGGATTTCAAAACGATGGAAAGCCGCTGCTGTCCAAGGCTTTACCTAGCTGGAGAAATTCTAGATATTGATGGGGTTACAGGCGGCTTCAACTTTCAAAGCGCTTGGACAACTGCTTGGTTGGCAGGTCAGGCGATCGGTTGA
- a CDS encoding serine/threonine-protein kinase: MSTLVGSHLQNGKYTVEQELGRGGFGVTYKAILHSLAQPVVIKTLDASLRRDPNFAQSQQQFQDEAKRLALCIHPNIVRVMDFFTENGLPFIVMEYIPGATLDAVVLPNTPLGEATAIHYIRQIGLALKVVHQNGLLHRDVKPQNLILRQGTDQVILIDFGIAREFSPGAVQTHTSFVSPGYAPIEQYLPQEKRTPATDVYGLAATLYMLLTAQVPAPSILRDRQPLREPREWRSDLSARVNQAVVRGMAVEPQLRPASVDEWLQLLPDSQFASQPTPSATTQAATVAVIPQHRPVSRPAPRSVPTVVAASPRSQLWRYVLIGGLAAIVAATVGALVARQPSTSNPSVAQPSPVAPPSSPAPTQEAATPAPEAISTPTPPVLPEAPEPSPPDEPEPPAPTSPEPEGDLEPAPPSTSPSLPPESENIPPEPPDEKAAEQQQEAEERAAEAAREAEKQEKERAKEQEKGDGKKRD, translated from the coding sequence ATGAGCACTCTAGTTGGTAGTCACCTCCAAAACGGCAAGTATACAGTTGAACAAGAGCTGGGGCGCGGCGGATTTGGCGTTACCTATAAAGCCATCCTGCACTCGCTGGCGCAACCTGTGGTGATCAAAACGCTTGATGCGTCTCTCCGCCGAGATCCCAACTTTGCTCAATCGCAACAGCAGTTTCAGGATGAGGCGAAAAGGCTAGCGTTGTGTATCCATCCCAATATTGTTCGGGTCATGGACTTCTTCACAGAAAACGGTCTGCCCTTCATTGTGATGGAGTATATTCCCGGAGCTACCTTGGATGCTGTCGTTCTGCCGAATACGCCCCTGGGCGAGGCTACTGCGATTCACTATATTCGTCAGATTGGGCTAGCACTAAAAGTTGTCCATCAGAATGGTCTACTGCACCGAGATGTGAAGCCTCAGAACTTGATTTTGCGCCAAGGAACCGATCAAGTGATTTTGATCGACTTTGGCATTGCGCGGGAGTTTTCGCCGGGAGCGGTGCAGACTCATACCAGCTTCGTATCACCTGGTTACGCTCCCATTGAGCAATATCTGCCCCAGGAGAAGCGCACCCCTGCCACTGATGTTTATGGCTTAGCAGCCACTCTCTACATGCTGCTGACAGCTCAAGTCCCTGCCCCCTCAATTCTTCGCGATCGCCAACCCCTCCGAGAACCCAGAGAGTGGCGATCGGACTTGAGTGCTAGGGTCAACCAAGCGGTCGTCAGGGGCATGGCGGTCGAACCTCAATTACGCCCAGCCAGTGTTGATGAGTGGCTCCAGTTGCTACCTGACTCTCAATTTGCCAGTCAGCCAACTCCCTCCGCTACCACCCAAGCGGCAACGGTGGCCGTAATTCCACAACATCGGCCAGTTTCTCGGCCAGCTCCTCGGTCAGTTCCTACGGTCGTTGCTGCATCTCCTCGCTCCCAACTCTGGCGGTACGTGCTGATTGGTGGACTGGCAGCGATCGTAGCTGCAACGGTAGGAGCCTTAGTTGCCAGACAACCCTCCACTTCAAACCCATCCGTAGCCCAACCGAGTCCTGTCGCTCCGCCTTCCAGCCCAGCTCCAACTCAAGAAGCTGCAACTCCCGCTCCAGAAGCCATCTCTACTCCTACACCCCCGGTGCTACCAGAGGCTCCTGAGCCATCACCCCCCGACGAGCCTGAACCGCCCGCTCCAACCTCTCCTGAACCAGAAGGCGACTTAGAACCTGCACCTCCGTCAACTAGTCCCTCTCTACCCCCAGAATCTGAGAACATTCCTCCTGAACCGCCAGACGAAAAAGCCGCAGAGCAACAGCAAGAGGCAGAAGAACGAGCCGCAGAAGCAGCACGAGAAGCAGAAAAACAAGAAAAGGAGCGAGCTAAAGAGCAGGAGAAGGGAGACGGCAAAAAGAGAGATTAG
- a CDS encoding PEP-CTERM sorting domain-containing protein (PEP-CTERM proteins occur, often in large numbers, in the proteomes of bacteria that also encode an exosortase, a predicted intramembrane cysteine proteinase. The presence of a PEP-CTERM domain at a protein's C-terminus predicts cleavage within the sorting domain, followed by covalent anchoring to some some component of the (usually Gram-negative) cell surface. Many PEP-CTERM proteins exhibit an unusual sequence composition that includes large numbers of potential glycosylation sites. Expression of one such protein has been shown restore the ability of a bacterium to form floc, a type of biofilm.), with product MRFTSFTKLPLLAVSLLALSAIPAQAANCSAGTVTAFGLGTSTSCIGSFDGNDAQGDGSGALFGKLSTGVFAGITDWAFVGKSDAGAFDVTSGNSGTWSVDTALTGPFVLSLKASNSWSAYFFDGSSDPFSVLSGKWSTAGVSTNRKGIAQDLSHATIYRAVVKTPEEPTSVPEPSATAALGLVAIGTFAWLKHKQS from the coding sequence ATGCGATTCACTTCCTTCACGAAGCTTCCTCTACTGGCAGTTAGCCTACTGGCACTTTCGGCGATTCCTGCCCAAGCCGCAAATTGCTCCGCTGGCACAGTCACTGCCTTTGGCCTTGGTACTTCCACCTCTTGTATCGGCTCATTCGATGGTAATGATGCTCAAGGAGATGGCTCAGGAGCACTCTTTGGTAAGTTATCAACCGGAGTTTTTGCAGGAATTACGGATTGGGCCTTTGTCGGCAAATCAGATGCGGGGGCCTTTGATGTTACCTCTGGCAACTCTGGCACTTGGAGCGTTGATACCGCTTTAACAGGTCCGTTTGTGCTCAGCTTGAAAGCTTCCAATTCCTGGAGCGCTTATTTCTTCGATGGCTCCAGCGATCCTTTTTCCGTGCTGAGTGGCAAGTGGTCCACAGCTGGAGTGTCTACAAATCGCAAAGGCATCGCTCAAGACCTATCGCACGCCACAATTTATCGAGCTGTGGTCAAGACCCCAGAAGAACCCACCAGTGTCCCGGAACCTTCCGCAACTGCAGCGCTTGGATTGGTTGCGATTGGTACCTTCGCATGGCTTAAGCACAAGCAGAGTTAG
- the rd gene encoding rubredoxin encodes MQRYVCTVCNYVYDPAVGDPDSGIAPGTAFADLPEDWICPLCGATKDDFEPQES; translated from the coding sequence ATGCAGCGCTACGTCTGTACAGTTTGTAACTACGTTTATGATCCAGCCGTAGGTGATCCAGACTCAGGAATTGCTCCCGGTACCGCCTTTGCCGATTTACCAGAGGATTGGATTTGCCCGCTATGTGGAGCTACTAAAGACGATTTTGAGCCACAGGAATCTTAA
- a CDS encoding alpha/beta fold hydrolase, which produces MFWQSYPGKEAEMVQDWWQVTFPQGRQQIQILDANGYPVAIAYGEKGSGPPLILVHGAASWSYAWRDLIDPLSQHFRVICFDAKGYGFSEQIRHSEVPGHQLVELARIIQALCPEPAIVVGQSLGALTAIALAETYPELVAQLVVINVPIFPKRLPTWGMQWMADIPLPLVQWVDELQLARPVRPLVHLLVKIARLEVMVDPTSTSPEEIYWLTYPYTEIPGAMTQFAVDMRQSAREIQALLAGQPNQITPIQDNLGAITCPTLILWGKDDRWFPLSNGEELHARLPHAQFQVIINCGHDAAVCCPDAISDAILHFLSDSHLPQPTSSSPA; this is translated from the coding sequence ATGTTTTGGCAAAGTTATCCAGGCAAAGAGGCAGAAATGGTACAGGATTGGTGGCAAGTAACCTTTCCACAGGGCCGACAGCAAATCCAGATTTTAGATGCGAATGGTTATCCAGTAGCGATCGCCTATGGAGAAAAAGGCAGCGGCCCACCCCTAATTTTGGTGCATGGCGCTGCTAGCTGGAGTTATGCTTGGCGAGATTTGATTGATCCGTTATCGCAGCACTTTCGGGTCATTTGTTTTGATGCCAAAGGTTATGGTTTTTCTGAGCAGATTCGCCACTCTGAAGTTCCAGGACATCAACTTGTGGAGTTGGCGCGAATTATTCAAGCGTTGTGTCCCGAACCTGCGATTGTCGTGGGCCAGTCATTAGGAGCTTTAACTGCGATCGCTTTAGCGGAAACCTATCCAGAATTAGTCGCTCAGTTGGTGGTGATCAATGTCCCCATTTTTCCAAAGCGCTTGCCGACTTGGGGGATGCAGTGGATGGCCGATATCCCGCTGCCGTTGGTGCAATGGGTAGATGAATTGCAGCTAGCGCGTCCAGTCAGGCCACTGGTGCATTTACTAGTAAAAATTGCTCGCCTCGAAGTAATGGTAGACCCCACCTCTACATCTCCAGAGGAAATTTATTGGTTGACCTACCCTTACACTGAGATTCCAGGGGCCATGACGCAATTTGCCGTAGATATGCGCCAATCTGCCCGCGAAATTCAGGCACTGCTGGCAGGACAGCCGAACCAAATTACACCGATTCAAGATAATCTAGGCGCGATCACTTGTCCAACTTTGATTCTTTGGGGCAAAGACGATCGCTGGTTTCCCCTGAGTAATGGGGAGGAACTGCATGCTCGCCTGCCTCATGCTCAATTTCAAGTCATTATCAATTGTGGACACGACGCGGCTGTATGCTGCCCAGATGCTATTAGTGACGCAATTCTTCACTTTTTGAGTGATTCTCACCTACCACAACCCACAAGTTCCTCACCAGCTTAA
- a CDS encoding endonuclease III has product MAEKQPFEIEVAIAQIRQAVEPLPKAALFELAEEGYNSVFELLLACMISIRTRDETTLPVSRRLFQQARTPAEVSQLAIAEIDQLISDSTFHEGKAPQIHAIAQQAVAEHNGVLPCDLNTLLSFNGVGPKCAHLVLGIACNQPYISVDIHVHRITNRWGYVHTRTPEKTLAALEKQLPPEYWIEINRLLVPFGKHICTGDRPRCSTCPVLEMCQQFGVEAHR; this is encoded by the coding sequence GTGGCTGAGAAGCAACCGTTTGAGATTGAGGTAGCGATCGCCCAGATTCGGCAAGCTGTAGAACCTTTACCTAAAGCTGCATTGTTTGAACTCGCTGAGGAAGGCTATAACTCTGTCTTCGAGCTTTTGCTGGCTTGCATGATCTCGATTCGCACTCGCGACGAAACCACCTTACCCGTATCACGTCGCCTCTTCCAACAAGCTCGGACTCCCGCAGAAGTGAGCCAACTCGCGATCGCCGAAATTGACCAACTGATTAGCGACTCCACTTTTCACGAAGGCAAAGCTCCTCAGATTCACGCGATCGCCCAACAAGCCGTAGCGGAACATAACGGAGTGTTACCCTGCGACCTCAACACCCTACTTTCTTTCAACGGCGTTGGCCCTAAATGCGCTCATTTGGTTTTGGGGATTGCTTGCAACCAGCCTTACATCAGCGTGGATATTCACGTCCATCGCATCACCAACCGCTGGGGCTATGTCCACACCCGCACGCCAGAAAAAACCTTGGCAGCACTAGAGAAGCAGCTACCACCCGAATACTGGATCGAAATTAATCGATTGCTGGTGCCCTTTGGCAAACATATTTGTACAGGCGATCGCCCCCGTTGTTCTACTTGCCCAGTTCTGGAAATGTGCCAGCAGTTTGGCGTAGAGGCCCACCGTTAA
- a CDS encoding diguanylate cyclase, with protein sequence MTASILIVGENYFLAALLDRVGDLADCTIETATSANEAIPLIQAQQPDLLILQASSDSLYLCQQIKEQSRLAWIYCLLLADDAPRLSEAVSQISSQAVECSAEALERGADAYLVMNLSVQHGSLVVAELSARQNRLLQAQVQAGLRVVRNHRELMRANDLLSAIALSDPLTELNNRRALEWELPRQIQNARTRTLPLSLVMLDVDYFKAINDTYGHLVGDRMLKLLSARLRHNLRFYDTPFRYGGEEFVIILSNTDGHEAPIVGQRICRLISEQTFRIDPTLEIHATISAGIASLEAEDDSKGISLLRRADQNLLRAKSEGRNRAISSAPDCSRSLASDSAPSV encoded by the coding sequence ATGACTGCTTCGATCCTGATAGTTGGAGAAAATTATTTTCTAGCCGCCCTGCTAGATCGGGTTGGCGATTTGGCAGACTGCACCATCGAAACAGCAACGAGCGCCAACGAGGCAATTCCGCTGATTCAGGCTCAGCAGCCCGATTTGCTAATCTTACAGGCTAGTTCCGACAGCCTCTATTTATGCCAGCAAATTAAGGAACAGTCTCGGCTGGCCTGGATTTATTGTCTGTTGCTAGCAGATGATGCCCCAAGGCTGAGTGAGGCCGTTTCCCAGATTTCTAGTCAAGCGGTGGAGTGTTCGGCAGAGGCCTTAGAACGAGGAGCCGATGCTTACTTAGTGATGAATTTGAGTGTTCAGCATGGCAGCTTGGTTGTGGCAGAATTGTCGGCGAGACAAAATCGTCTCCTCCAAGCTCAAGTCCAAGCGGGATTGCGAGTGGTACGAAATCATCGAGAGTTGATGCGGGCCAATGATTTACTGTCAGCGATCGCCCTTTCCGACCCTCTGACTGAACTCAATAACCGTCGAGCGTTGGAGTGGGAGTTGCCACGCCAAATCCAGAACGCCCGAACTCGCACGTTGCCTTTGAGCTTGGTGATGTTGGACGTGGATTATTTCAAAGCGATCAATGACACCTATGGACATTTGGTGGGCGATCGCATGCTGAAGCTGCTTTCGGCTCGTCTGCGGCATAATCTCCGCTTCTATGACACCCCTTTTCGTTACGGCGGCGAAGAATTCGTCATTATTTTGAGCAACACCGATGGTCATGAAGCTCCTATCGTGGGGCAACGCATTTGCCGTCTGATTAGTGAGCAAACTTTTAGAATCGATCCAACCTTAGAAATCCACGCCACGATTAGCGCTGGTATTGCTTCCTTAGAAGCAGAGGATGACTCTAAAGGCATTAGTTTGCTGCGACGGGCCGATCAAAATTTGTTGCGAGCAAAATCTGAGGGTAGAAACCGAGCGATCAGTAGTGCTCCAGATTGCTCTCGATCGCTGGCTTCAGATTCAGCTCCTTCGGTTTAA
- the alaS gene encoding alanine--tRNA ligase: protein MFTPLSGTQIRQKFLDFYAARGHQILPSASLVPEDPTVLLTIAGMLPFKPIFLGQRSPEFRRATTSQKCIRTNDIENVGRTARHHTFFEMLGNFSFGDYFKEQAIAWAWELATEVFGLPPERLVVSVFEEDDEAFALWRDKIGIPAYRIQRMGEKDNFWVSGPTGPCGPCSEIYYDFHPEKGDAHIDLEDDTRFIEFYNLVFMQYNRDAEGKLTPLQNQNIDTGLGLERMAQILQQVPNNYETDLIFPIIKAAAEIAGIDYAQADESTKVSLKVIGDHVRSVVHMITDGITASNIGRGYVLRRLIRRVVRHGRLIGIEGEFTTRVAEAAIALAEAAYPNVRLKENSIKAELQREEAQFLKTLDRGEKLLAEILEREKTQVSGPDAFKLYDTYGFPVELTQEIAEEKNLTVDLEGFEAEMEKQRDRSREAHETIDLTVQGSLDTLAEHVHATEFLGYVERSATAQVAVLLVDGKSAEAAEAGTEVQIILDKTPFYAESGGQVGDRGYLSGDAVLVRVHDVKKESDFFVHFGRIERGTLQVGGTVTAQIDQACRRRAQANHSATHLLQAALRKLVDDSISQAGSLVAFDRLRFDFNCPRPLTPEEVQQVEEQVNLWVAEAHTAQIEVVPIAEAKAKGAIAMFGEKYGDQVRVLDFPGVSMELCGGTHVSNTAEIGVFKIISETGVASGVRRIEAVAGPSVLDYLNVRDRVVRDLSDRFKAKPEELTDRVTSLQNELKNTQKQLETAKAELALAKSDQLLGQAESVGTFKLLVAQLEGVDPESLKTAAERLAQKLGEGAVVLASVPEPDKVSLVAAFSPGVVKSGLQAGKFIGAIAKLCGGGGGGRPNLAQAGGRDASKLPEALAEAREQLHRSLSNAN from the coding sequence ATGTTTACCCCCCTCAGCGGCACTCAAATTCGGCAAAAGTTTCTTGATTTTTATGCAGCCAGAGGCCATCAGATACTACCGAGTGCCTCGTTGGTTCCCGAAGATCCGACGGTGCTGCTGACGATCGCGGGTATGTTGCCCTTTAAGCCGATTTTTTTGGGACAGCGATCGCCTGAGTTTCGCAGAGCGACGACATCTCAAAAGTGTATCCGCACTAATGATATTGAGAACGTGGGTCGGACCGCCCGCCACCACACTTTCTTTGAAATGTTGGGCAACTTCAGCTTTGGCGATTATTTCAAAGAGCAAGCGATCGCTTGGGCCTGGGAACTGGCGACTGAAGTCTTTGGGTTGCCTCCAGAACGCTTAGTCGTGAGTGTGTTTGAGGAAGACGATGAAGCGTTTGCGCTGTGGCGGGACAAAATCGGCATTCCGGCGTATCGGATTCAGCGTATGGGTGAGAAGGACAACTTCTGGGTATCTGGCCCCACCGGACCTTGCGGCCCCTGCTCAGAAATCTACTACGACTTCCACCCAGAAAAGGGCGATGCCCACATTGACCTCGAAGATGACACTCGGTTTATCGAGTTCTACAACCTGGTGTTCATGCAGTACAACCGGGACGCCGAAGGCAAACTGACCCCACTGCAAAACCAGAACATTGATACCGGGTTGGGCCTAGAACGAATGGCTCAAATCCTTCAGCAAGTCCCGAACAACTATGAAACTGATTTAATTTTTCCCATTATTAAAGCCGCTGCAGAAATCGCGGGGATTGATTACGCTCAGGCCGACGAGTCTACCAAAGTCTCGCTGAAGGTAATCGGGGATCACGTCCGGTCAGTTGTCCACATGATCACGGATGGCATTACCGCTTCTAATATCGGTCGGGGTTATGTTTTGCGGCGCTTGATTCGTCGGGTAGTGCGACATGGCCGACTGATTGGCATTGAAGGTGAATTCACCACACGAGTCGCAGAAGCTGCGATCGCCTTGGCAGAAGCCGCCTATCCGAATGTACGGCTGAAGGAAAACAGCATCAAAGCAGAGTTGCAGCGCGAAGAAGCCCAATTCCTCAAAACCCTCGATCGCGGGGAGAAACTGCTGGCAGAAATTTTGGAGCGGGAGAAAACTCAAGTTTCTGGTCCCGATGCCTTCAAGCTCTACGACACCTACGGCTTCCCGGTCGAACTTACCCAAGAGATTGCTGAGGAGAAAAACCTCACCGTGGATCTAGAAGGGTTTGAGGCCGAAATGGAGAAGCAGCGCGATCGCTCTCGTGAAGCCCACGAAACCATTGACCTGACTGTCCAAGGCTCTCTGGATACTCTGGCTGAGCATGTGCATGCCACCGAGTTTCTGGGTTATGTGGAACGCTCGGCCACGGCTCAAGTTGCCGTATTGCTAGTCGATGGCAAATCGGCTGAAGCCGCAGAAGCAGGCACCGAAGTCCAGATCATCTTAGACAAAACGCCCTTCTACGCCGAATCCGGGGGACAGGTAGGCGATCGCGGCTATCTTTCGGGGGATGCAGTGCTCGTGCGCGTCCATGATGTGAAGAAAGAATCAGATTTCTTTGTCCACTTCGGGCGGATTGAGCGAGGCACGCTGCAAGTGGGCGGTACGGTCACAGCGCAAATTGACCAAGCTTGTCGGCGGCGCGCCCAAGCCAACCACTCCGCCACCCATTTATTGCAAGCTGCGTTGAGGAAATTGGTGGATGACTCAATTTCTCAAGCAGGTTCTCTTGTGGCCTTCGATCGCTTGCGCTTTGACTTCAACTGCCCTCGCCCTCTGACTCCAGAAGAAGTGCAACAAGTTGAGGAGCAAGTCAACCTCTGGGTGGCCGAAGCGCATACAGCCCAAATTGAGGTGGTACCCATCGCTGAAGCCAAAGCCAAAGGGGCGATCGCGATGTTTGGCGAGAAGTACGGCGATCAAGTTCGCGTGCTGGATTTCCCTGGTGTTTCGATGGAGTTGTGTGGCGGTACCCATGTCAGCAACACCGCAGAAATCGGCGTGTTCAAAATCATTTCGGAAACGGGGGTTGCCTCCGGCGTGCGGCGGATTGAGGCGGTGGCAGGTCCCTCCGTGTTGGACTACCTGAATGTCCGCGATCGCGTGGTGCGGGATCTGAGCGATCGCTTCAAAGCCAAGCCAGAAGAACTCACCGATCGTGTCACCAGTTTGCAGAATGAACTGAAAAACACCCAGAAGCAACTGGAAACCGCTAAAGCTGAACTGGCGCTCGCCAAATCAGATCAATTGCTGGGCCAAGCTGAATCTGTTGGGACCTTCAAGCTCTTGGTGGCGCAACTAGAAGGTGTAGATCCGGAATCGCTGAAGACTGCGGCAGAGCGCTTAGCGCAGAAACTTGGTGAGGGTGCAGTCGTGCTAGCTTCAGTGCCTGAACCCGACAAAGTTAGTTTGGTCGCCGCGTTTAGCCCTGGCGTGGTCAAGTCTGGTTTGCAGGCAGGTAAATTTATTGGCGCGATCGCCAAACTCTGTGGCGGTGGTGGTGGTGGCCGACCTAACCTAGCGCAGGCAGGCGGACGGGATGCTAGCAAACTACCTGAAGCCCTTGCTGAAGCCCGCGAGCAGTTGCATCGCAGTTTAAGCAATGCCAACTAA
- a CDS encoding 5-formyltetrahydrofolate cyclo-ligase translates to MKSESDSRNQKVELRRLLLQQRQAIKTQDWRAKSDRLCLQIQAASLFAKAQTILAYFSFRQEPDLMPLINQASDRVWGFPRCVGKSLFWHAWSATSNLPLQSGAYGIKEPHPDCPALEPEQVDLILVPAVACDRQGYRLGYGGGFYDRLLSDPAWATKPTIGIVFEFACLANLPVDAWDQPLSAVCTEAGLFDVPEIPGV, encoded by the coding sequence GTGAAGTCTGAGAGCGACTCACGCAATCAAAAAGTAGAGTTACGGCGACTTTTGTTGCAACAGCGACAAGCGATCAAAACTCAGGATTGGCGAGCCAAGAGCGATCGCCTATGTCTCCAAATACAAGCAGCTTCTCTATTTGCTAAAGCCCAAACTATCTTGGCTTACTTCAGTTTTCGCCAAGAACCAGATTTGATGCCTTTAATCAATCAGGCTAGCGATCGCGTTTGGGGCTTTCCGCGCTGTGTCGGTAAGTCTCTGTTCTGGCATGCTTGGTCCGCTACCAGCAATTTGCCTTTGCAGTCGGGAGCTTATGGAATTAAAGAGCCTCATCCCGACTGCCCCGCTCTAGAACCTGAGCAAGTTGATTTGATTTTGGTCCCTGCTGTAGCTTGCGATCGCCAAGGGTATCGGCTCGGTTATGGCGGTGGTTTTTACGATCGCCTGCTGAGTGACCCAGCCTGGGCTACCAAACCTACAATTGGCATTGTGTTCGAGTTTGCTTGCCTAGCAAACTTACCTGTTGATGCTTGGGACCAGCCTCTATCAGCGGTTTGTACAGAAGCTGGCCTGTTTGACGTACCAGAGATACCAGGAGTCTAA